The genomic region CTCAGCAGTGCGAACTCGCGACCGGTCAGGCTGCATTCGGTGTCGCCATACACGGCAAGGTGTGAATTTGAATCCACCGTCAGGTTTCCGCACGTCATTTTTGCGTCACCATGGTCGCCGAGTCTGCGCGTGACCGCCCGAAGACGTGCGAGCAGCTCACCGATTTCAAACGGCTTCACCAGGTAATCGTCGGCGCCGGCGTCGAGCCCGGCAATTCTGTCGTCAAGGCTGTCGCGCGCGGTGAGAATAATGACGGGAGCCTTGCTACCTTTTGCCCTCAATGACCGGAGCACATCAATGCCATCGCGCTTCGGCAGGTTCAGGTCAAGAAGTACCACATCGTGCTCGCGTCCTATCAGCGCACCTGTTGCCGAATCAGCATCGCATACCCAGTCGACCGCGTAGGCGGCATCCTTCAACGCCTGCACGATTGCGCCGCCAATCATTTCGTCGTCTTCTACGAGCAGAATTCTCATACGTCTCACCGGTCGGCAGCAACTTTCTAAGTCAACGCTAAGTCTCGCGAAGTAGTATCTGAAGCGTTTTTTTGCGCCGGATACTCATCGTGACCCATCGTATTTACGATAGTAGGTTGCAAAACCGCATTACCGCAACCGGTCAGCGACATAGGTGTTCGGGTGCGCTCGCGTGGTTCGCCCAGCTGACGCTGACTGTAGCGTTAAGCGGATGCGCCTCCTATGCACCCAGGCCTCTTCCTGAGGCGCCGCAATGGTCTTATGACATAGCGACTACCGGCGCTCAATTGACGGTGGACCAGGTGGTCGAGCGGGCACTTAAGCAAAGCCCCGACATCCGGCACGCTGAGCGCGAACTCGATATCGCCACCGCCAAAGAATATGTGGACGGCCTGTTGCCAGACCCAACACTTAGCTTCAGTACGGACCGTCCCGGTGCCGACGGTTTTGTACCTGCGTTCATGGCCGGGCTCAGCTACGAGGTGTCGGCGCTGGTCGACCGCCCAGCGAAGAAGCGAGCGGCGGCCAAATCCAGTGAGAGGCAACAGCTCGCTTTGGAATGGGCGAAATGGCAGGTCGCGAACCGCGCTTATGCACTGTACGTCACTAACGTGAGCCTCGAGCGTCTCGAAGGTGAGGTCGGGCAGCTTGTGGCGTATCAGAGGGACGGTGCCGAACGATTGCAGAAGGCACTCGCGCGCTCCGACGTAACCCGCGACGCAGTCTTGCTGGCGGAAGTAGCGTACGGGGACACCGTGCAGCAGCTAGGCACGCTACGACAGGAACGTCTCAAGGCCGAGCGGGAACTCACCCGGCTGCTTGGCCTTCCGCCGGGGTCGCATTTGACGCTCGCGGCTCCGCCGGAGCCATCGGAAGTCCCGCAGCACCTCATCGTCGGTGCGCTTTTAAACCTTGGCCAGCGTCGGCCCGATTTGCTAGCGCTGCGCGCGGGGTACGACGAACAGGACGAGCGCTATCGCGCAGCGCTCCTTGCACAGTTTCCGCGGCTTGATGTCGGCGTCACAAGAGGCCGCGACACGTCGGCCATCTATACCTCGGGACTTGCCGTCTCTGTGACCCTGCCGCTGTTCAACGGCAACCGGGGCAATATCGCCGTCGAAAAAGCCACCCGGGAGAGCCTTTATCAGGAATACGGGCAACGGCTCGACGACGCATATACGGCCGTCGACGCCATCAGTTCTGAACTGACTTTGCTAACTGAACGTCTTCACAACTCGCAGTCCACCGAAGCCGCACTCAATGCGTCACTGAAGAAGTTACGTGTTGCCTATGCCGCTCGCGACGTGACCTTCCCGGCATTGGCCGACGCTGAAGTCCGGTTGCTGAGTCAACGCGTTGCGACAACAAAACTCGCGAATACGGTCCTTCAACAGCAAGTCGAACTCTGCACCTTGATTGGCGTGAGCGCGATTGACCACCAACCGCTTCAATAGGCCACCTATGCCGTCTGTCCGCCTGCTGGTCTTCGTTGCAGCTATCGGCATCTGTTGCCCCGCACGTCATCCCGCGTTCGCCGAGGACATCGTGACAATGCCTGCGGTCCAGAAGCGCCTTGCATCCACCTTGTCGGCACCGGCCCGTGTGCAGGCGGCATCGAATACCGTACTTAGCGCGCCTACTGCAGGCGTCGTCTCAAGCTTGCGCGTGATTCCGGGTGAAGAAGTGCGGGCTGGGCAAGTGATTGCACGGCTGACCGGTCCCACCATATCGACTGATGCCGCACGTCTTGCCGCGGACCTGAAGTCGGCCCAGGTTCGAGTGACGGCCGCGGCCCAGGCCGCCGCTATCGAACAACAGAAGCTGGAGGAACAGCTCAGTACTCGCGATGCGGTCATTCGCGCACGCGCCGAACTCGACACCGCGCGTCAACAACTTGCAGCGGCGCAGGCAGCATCCCGCGGCTACACCAGTCTCACGACCATTAGTGTGCCGGTCGCCGGGATGGTGGCGGCCGTTAGCGCTGCCGATGGTCAGTACGTGAATGCCGGGCAGACGCTCACGACCATCGCGCCTACCGCCGGCCTCTACGTAGTCGCCGACCTGTTTGGAAGCAATGCCAGCTCGGTTGTGCCGGGAATGAAGGGCGTTTTTCTGCCCGAAGGCAACAATGCAATTGTTCAAGTGGTTGTCCAGCGTGTATCGCGCAGTCTCACCGCTCCGGGTCAGGTGGAAGTCTGGCTCAAAGCTGGACCAGGCTACACCCTTGACCCGGGGGCGGTTGGCAACGTTTCTCTGGTCTTGTCCGATGACAGGCAGGTGGCTATCCCATCAACTGCGCTCATTCTCGACGCCGGTCAATGGTGGGTACTGGTGCGTGACCGGAGCGGCAGCCGTCGCCGCCAGGTCGTTCCGGGCCTGTCGGACGGCGGTTGGACATCAGTCAGGCAAGGTCTCGTGGCGGGCGAACGCGTCGTGACGCAAGACGCCTATCTTCTCTTTCACCAGGACTTTGCTACGCGTTATCAGCAAGCCGATTGACGGCGCTTTCAAAGAAGAACAATGCTCAACGATATCGTCAAGAGGCCGCTACTCTGGGTCATGCTCTACGCAGGGCTGATTGCGTATGGTGTCTACGCGCTGTTGAACATTCACGCGGAAGTGTTGCCGCAGTTCAATATGCCGCAAGTGAGCGTCGTCGCGCAACTGCCGGGCGCAACGACGCTGGACCTGGAGGGGCTGATTGCCCGACCGCTCGAGGCCGAACTATCGTCGCTCGCGTCATTGAGCGACGTGCGGACAGTCATAGGGCAAGGTTCCGTCAAGATTGAAGCGCGATTCTCGGAGGGGACCACCGCAGCAAGTGCGCTCCAGGACGTCAACGGTGTTATCGGACGCATCAACAGTTCGTTACCCAAAGGTACGACTCTGACGACGGAAATCTCCGGCAATGCCATAAATGAGGTGGCGGACTACGCAATCCAGATTCCTGACGGCGTGGACGCGTCCCAAATCCAGCGTATTGTCGAGTCAAATTTCGCACCACGTGTCCGGGCGGTCGCTGGTGTACAACGCGTGTCGGTCGCCGGACCCGGAGCAGATGCGATATGGGTGCGCCCCGACCTTGCAAGGCTGCAGCGTTTCAACGTCTCTGCGTCGGCGCTCGCAGCATCGCTCGACGCGGCGACAGCGATGGTACCGAGCGGGTATGTCAACCTCGGACATCAGGACGTATTCATGGAAGGCAGAAGTCTGCCGACGAGTACCTCCGACTACGCGCGCATGCTCGTCGGGAGCCCTGGCGCCACGTTGCCTTTAGGCGCTGTTGCAGAGGTCATCCGGTCTGCGCTCCCGTCTCATCACTCCGTGAAACTCGATAACCGGCCGACCATTGCTCTAGTTGTTTTCAAGCAACCGGGGGCCTCGACGCTACCTGTCGTCGATGCAGTTGATAAGGCTCTGCAGGAACTCGAACCCCAACTGCCCGGCGGCGCACGCTTCGTGCGAATTTACAGCCAGAGGCACATTGTCGGCGTGGTCGCCTCGGATTTGACCAGGAATCTGGCCATTGGGGCCGTGCTCGCGGTTGGGGTCCTGTTCTGGATGCTTGGCGCGAGTCGCGGAATATGGGCGCTCGCGCTGAGCATTCCGTTGTCGCTGCTGCTCGGTATCGCAGGGCTGTACCTGATGGGACAGACGCTGAATCTGCTGACGTTCGGCGCCCTGTCAGTCGCGGTGGGCCTGCTTGCCGACGACGCCATCATCGTGCTGGAAAGCATCTACCATCGCTGGGAAGCTGGTGATGGCCGGTGGGAAGGCGTTGCTCATGGCTTGCGCGACATAGCCGGTCCAGACATTTCAGGGACGATGACGACCGTCGCGGTATTCCTGCCGCTTGTGTTCGTGGGAGGCCTCGCCGGACTTTTCTTCGTCCCGTTCTCTCTTGCAATGACAGTGAGTCTCATTGCGTCACTACTTATTTCGTTGAGTCTGATTCCGCTTGTGCTGGGATTCATCGGACCGCATATCGGGAAGCGCGTCACATCTGGTTCGCGTGCGGTCGCATGGCTCAAGAGCCGCAACTTGCGCCTGTTCGAAGTTGCGCTGCGTCATCCGCGTGTTTCGCTGTGGTCCTGCATCGCCATTTTCGTGGTCTCGGTGGCTGGGCTTGTGCTGGTGCCCGTCGATTTCCTGCCGCTTCCGAACGAGGCCGTGCTACTCGAAAGTTTTACGCTGCCGCCTGGAACTTCATTACATGACGCCCAGGACGCATCGGACCGCATCACGCAACGATTGATGGGCCTCCCGCCTGTCGCGCACGTGTTTTCCCGCGTCGGGTCTGCTTTGGGAACCTCATACACCGAGCCTGCCTATGCAGGCGAGATTCAGATTGCGCTAAAACCTGATGTGAACGCGAGCAGTCTCGACCGAGTCGGCAAGCAGGTTCTGGATGCTTCAAAGCTCCCGGCGGTCCAGACAGTCATTGGGACACCGACGCTCGAACGGGTGGGTGAAACGCTGTCCGGCCTGCCGCAACCGTTTGTCATCGATGTCTACGGCGATTCGATTGAAGCATTGCAGTCACTGTCGAACGAGGTTACGCGTCGGCTCTCAGGCGTATCCGACCTCTCGGACGTCTTCAACAACGATGCCTATCCCGTAACAGAGTTGCAAATCACGCCCAATCCCGATGGTCTCGCGCTCCACGGCATTACGCCGGCGGCGCTTTTTTCCCAGTTGCACATCCTTCTGGCGGGACAAACGGTCGCCACCGTTCCAGAAGGCAATGGTCACCTGGATGTGTTCGTGAGACTCGCCGACCCCACGCATCTGTCCATCGAGCAGCTCAACCAGCTTCCTGTAATGGCCAATAGGTGGGTTGCGTTGAAAGACGTGGCGTACGTCCGCATGGCGACCGGACCCAACGTCATACGGCATCTGAACGGACTGCGGGCGGTCGAGATTCTGGCGACGCCCACTGCGCCGCTCGGCCAGGTCATTTCAGCGTCAAAGAAGGCCCTCGCGACGCTTCCCTTACCGGCGGGATACGAGGTGAGGTTTGGTGGCCTGTATCCGCAACTCGAACATGCCGCGCTCAATGTTGGCGTGGCAGCCGTAGTTGCTCTCGCGCTGATGCTAGGTATCCTGACACTGCAGTTCGATGGCCTCCTCGTGCCCGGTCTGCTTCTGCTGCAGATGCCGTTGGCGTTCTCCGGGGGAGCTATTGCCCTGGTGGTGAGTGGTGTCGGTCTCAACGCCATCGGTTTGATTGCGTTTCTTACCCTGATTGGAGTGAGCCTGAACCACGGCATCGTCTTGCTGCAGTTGGTAAAGCGAAACGAAGCGCAGGGACTCCCGGTGGTCGAAGCCGTGCGCGGCGCTGTTGACGTGCGCTTCCGGCCGATTCTCCTGACTGTGCTGACAGCCTCACTGGGCCTGCTGCCGACCGCACTCGGTTTCGGTAAAGGCGCCGCCCCTGAACAGGGCCTGGCCATTGTTACGCTGGGCGGTCTGGTCTGGAGCGGTCTGCTAAGTACAAACCTGTTACCGGCGCTTTATGTGTATAGGCGTGAGAAGCAGCGTCGGAAGGTAACCTAGACCAGCTCAGGGCGGAACAACGTCCGATACCATCGGTAGCACTTCATATTGATTTAGCCCCGACGTGCGACCATACCGCCATCGAACCGGACGATTACAGAATCAAAAAGAATGCAGACTAACCTCAAGCCTCGCGCACGCACGCTCAGCCAGATTCCCCATGGCGTCTGGATGCTCGGCTTCGTCAGCATGTTCATGGACATCTCGTCGGAGATTATCCACAGCCTCCTACCGATGTTCCTCGTGACGAGCCTAGGGGCGAGCGCCATGATGGTTGGACTCATTGAAGGTGTCGCGGAAGCGACCGCGCCCATCGTGAAAATATTTTCCGGTGCATTGAGCGACTATCTTGGCAACAGGAAATGGCTCGCTGTCATTGGCTACGGCATGGGTGCGCTCAGCAAGCCGCTTTTTGCACTTGCGCCTACGGCGGGGATTGTCCTGACCGCGCGCGTTGTGGACCGGGTCGGGAAGGGTCTGCGGGGGGCGCCGCGCGACGCGCTAGTGGCGGATATCACTCCGCCGCATCTGCGCGGTGCCGCGTATGGCCTGCGCCAGTCGCTGGACACCGTCGGCGCCTTCATCGGTCCGTTGCTGGGCGTCGTTCTGATGCTGCTTTGGGCAAACGACTTCCGCAGGATATTCTGGGTGGCCGTGATTCCAGGCATCGCCGCCGTGACATTGCTTGTGTTCGGCGTGAGGGAGCCGGAGCGTCAGTCAGGTGCGAAACGCGTCAATCCGTTGAGGCTCGAAAACCTGAAGAAGCTCAGCAAGCCGTACTGGTGGGTTGTATTTGTCGGTGCGGCGTTCACACTCGCACGGTTCAGTGAGGCGTTTCTCGTCCTGCGCGCCATGCAGGGCGGCGTACCCGTGGCGCTGGTGCCGCTCGTCATGGTCGTGATGAACCTGGTGTATGCGGCCTCGGCTTACCCCTTTGGCAAGCTCGCTGACTCGATGAGTCACACCAGACTGCTAGCCATCGGTCTCGTCGTGCTGATTGTGTCGGATGTCGTGCTTGCGCACGGAAGTCACTGGCCAATCGTGCTGCTCGGCGTCGTTCTGTGGGGCCTGCACATGGGGCTCACACAAGGTCTGCTGGCGACCATGGTCGCGCAAGTGGCACCACCCGAACTGAAAGGGACAGCGTTTGGCTTCTTCAATCTCACGACCGGATTGGCAATGCTTGTGGCAAGCCTCGTCGCCGGCGAGCTCTGGGACCGGTTTGGAGCAGGCACAACGTTCTATGCAGGCGCTGGATTCTGTATCGCGACGCTGATTGCGCTCGTCGCGAGGACAACGACGTCTGGCGGTGAAGCATGAACTGGCCTTTGCTCTTCAAGCGCATCGGAATCCGCAACCTGCTCGTTGCTGGCGTACTAGCTGTCGGTGGTACGTGGCTTTTCCTTGGCGTGCTGGAGGATGTCGTTAGCGGGGACCCGCTTGTTACGGTCGACGTCAGGATTCACGCGGCGCTCCAATCTATCCGTTTCCCGCTACTCGACTCGATTATGGTCGCCGCCTCGGAACTGGGCGATGCTGCCGTCACCGTCCCGGTGATTCTCGTCGTCCTTGCGTGGCTCGTTTGGCAAAGGCGGCTGCGGAGCGCCACTTACTGGATACTGGCGACAATGCTTGCACAGGCCTTCGTCGTAACACTGAAGTTTGCCATGCGCCGTGCGCGACCGTCATCAATGTATGAGGGCCTGCAGGGATTTTCCTTTCCCAGTAATCATGCAACGCTGAGCGTGGTCACCTACGGTTTTCTGGCGTTTTTCGTTGCGCGCGCGTGGGGCAGCGCCGCACGGCTGCGTATTGCGACTGCCACCGCGCTGTTTATTCTCCTGATTTCGTTCTCGCGCCTTTATCTCGGCGTGCACTGGTTTTCTGATGTGCTCGCCGGAATCAGCTTCGGTGTGGCGTGGATAGCAACGGCAACTGTGCTACATCACGTAGGTGATGCAAGCCAAAGGGACGCTTCTTCACTCGGCGTGGCGTCCTTCGTCACGTTTGTCATCAGCGCGACGGTGCACATCATCATGCAACACGGTGTGGACATGGCCCTCTACGCCCCCGGGTAGCGTGTGTTGACAACCCTCTTGTTGTCACCGCTTGCGTCGATGCCAGAAGAGCGCATCGTGTGCAGTGCGATTCGAACGTGGTTAATGTCACGCTGAAAGGTTGAGCGTTCAATGCGAGGCGGGGCGCAGCCGTTGGTGAATCAGTCGTCATCGTCAGAGTGGCGATGGCGTTCCCATCCGCGGTGGCGGCCGTGGTCATGCCACCGGCGCCCGTCGCCGTAATCCTCGTCATAGCGGTATCCATAGCCATAGACCGGGGCGGGTGCGTAGACCACTGGCGGCGGAGCCTCGTACACAACAGGCGGCGCAGCATAAACTGACCCTGGCACGCCCAGAAACACGCCGATGTCCGCGTGCGCGAAAGCCGCGCTGGATACGCATGCAGCGGAAATGCCCACTGCCAGAAAAAGGGTAGCGCGTCTCATGGTGTTCTCCTGTCCTGCCCACTTCCGACGGACGCCAGACAATGGTGAAAGGATGCGGATTCTAGGTGTGGCGCGCGGCCGCAGGTGCGGCTGAAATGTCAATTCTGTAACCGGCAGTAACCTGCTTCGGATACTGCCGGTTCCGGCCGCGATTACGATGTGCTCAGCAAGTCGCCCGAGACATGGACGCGCTGTCCGACCTGAACCGGCGGCTGCGTCGAATAATTGAAATTCCGGTAGCTGCCGTCCTGCATTCTTACCTGCACCTGGTAGCTGGTCGCCTTACGCACCGCATGCTCGATGCCGTTACCCGCAAGTCCGCCGCCAACCGCTCCTGCAATCGTGGTCAGAACGCGACCGCGTCCTCCCCCGACCTGATTTCCCAACAGGCCACCAGCGACGGCTCCACCCACGGCTCCCAGCCCCGTTGTTGGTTCGGCTTCCTGAACTGTATTGACGGCGACAACTTCGCCTGCATTCGGGTCGACGGCGACCGGTCTTGGTGCGGGTTGT from Caballeronia sp. Lep1P3 harbors:
- a CDS encoding response regulator, which gives rise to MRILLVEDDEMIGGAIVQALKDAAYAVDWVCDADSATGALIGREHDVVLLDLNLPKRDGIDVLRSLRAKGSKAPVIILTARDSLDDRIAGLDAGADDYLVKPFEIGELLARLRAVTRRLGDHGDAKMTCGNLTVDSNSHLAVYGDTECSLTGREFALLSALMMKPGTVLSRSELERKVYAWEEQVESNAVEVVIHGIRKKLGASVIRNVRGVGWLVDKENSHVP
- a CDS encoding TolC family protein translates to MTHRIYDSRLQNRITATGQRHRCSGALAWFAQLTLTVALSGCASYAPRPLPEAPQWSYDIATTGAQLTVDQVVERALKQSPDIRHAERELDIATAKEYVDGLLPDPTLSFSTDRPGADGFVPAFMAGLSYEVSALVDRPAKKRAAAKSSERQQLALEWAKWQVANRAYALYVTNVSLERLEGEVGQLVAYQRDGAERLQKALARSDVTRDAVLLAEVAYGDTVQQLGTLRQERLKAERELTRLLGLPPGSHLTLAAPPEPSEVPQHLIVGALLNLGQRRPDLLALRAGYDEQDERYRAALLAQFPRLDVGVTRGRDTSAIYTSGLAVSVTLPLFNGNRGNIAVEKATRESLYQEYGQRLDDAYTAVDAISSELTLLTERLHNSQSTEAALNASLKKLRVAYAARDVTFPALADAEVRLLSQRVATTKLANTVLQQQVELCTLIGVSAIDHQPLQ
- a CDS encoding efflux RND transporter periplasmic adaptor subunit, with the translated sequence MTTNRFNRPPMPSVRLLVFVAAIGICCPARHPAFAEDIVTMPAVQKRLASTLSAPARVQAASNTVLSAPTAGVVSSLRVIPGEEVRAGQVIARLTGPTISTDAARLAADLKSAQVRVTAAAQAAAIEQQKLEEQLSTRDAVIRARAELDTARQQLAAAQAASRGYTSLTTISVPVAGMVAAVSAADGQYVNAGQTLTTIAPTAGLYVVADLFGSNASSVVPGMKGVFLPEGNNAIVQVVVQRVSRSLTAPGQVEVWLKAGPGYTLDPGAVGNVSLVLSDDRQVAIPSTALILDAGQWWVLVRDRSGSRRRQVVPGLSDGGWTSVRQGLVAGERVVTQDAYLLFHQDFATRYQQAD
- a CDS encoding efflux RND transporter permease subunit produces the protein MLNDIVKRPLLWVMLYAGLIAYGVYALLNIHAEVLPQFNMPQVSVVAQLPGATTLDLEGLIARPLEAELSSLASLSDVRTVIGQGSVKIEARFSEGTTAASALQDVNGVIGRINSSLPKGTTLTTEISGNAINEVADYAIQIPDGVDASQIQRIVESNFAPRVRAVAGVQRVSVAGPGADAIWVRPDLARLQRFNVSASALAASLDAATAMVPSGYVNLGHQDVFMEGRSLPTSTSDYARMLVGSPGATLPLGAVAEVIRSALPSHHSVKLDNRPTIALVVFKQPGASTLPVVDAVDKALQELEPQLPGGARFVRIYSQRHIVGVVASDLTRNLAIGAVLAVGVLFWMLGASRGIWALALSIPLSLLLGIAGLYLMGQTLNLLTFGALSVAVGLLADDAIIVLESIYHRWEAGDGRWEGVAHGLRDIAGPDISGTMTTVAVFLPLVFVGGLAGLFFVPFSLAMTVSLIASLLISLSLIPLVLGFIGPHIGKRVTSGSRAVAWLKSRNLRLFEVALRHPRVSLWSCIAIFVVSVAGLVLVPVDFLPLPNEAVLLESFTLPPGTSLHDAQDASDRITQRLMGLPPVAHVFSRVGSALGTSYTEPAYAGEIQIALKPDVNASSLDRVGKQVLDASKLPAVQTVIGTPTLERVGETLSGLPQPFVIDVYGDSIEALQSLSNEVTRRLSGVSDLSDVFNNDAYPVTELQITPNPDGLALHGITPAALFSQLHILLAGQTVATVPEGNGHLDVFVRLADPTHLSIEQLNQLPVMANRWVALKDVAYVRMATGPNVIRHLNGLRAVEILATPTAPLGQVISASKKALATLPLPAGYEVRFGGLYPQLEHAALNVGVAAVVALALMLGILTLQFDGLLVPGLLLLQMPLAFSGGAIALVVSGVGLNAIGLIAFLTLIGVSLNHGIVLLQLVKRNEAQGLPVVEAVRGAVDVRFRPILLTVLTASLGLLPTALGFGKGAAPEQGLAIVTLGGLVWSGLLSTNLLPALYVYRREKQRRKVT
- a CDS encoding MFS transporter, yielding MQTNLKPRARTLSQIPHGVWMLGFVSMFMDISSEIIHSLLPMFLVTSLGASAMMVGLIEGVAEATAPIVKIFSGALSDYLGNRKWLAVIGYGMGALSKPLFALAPTAGIVLTARVVDRVGKGLRGAPRDALVADITPPHLRGAAYGLRQSLDTVGAFIGPLLGVVLMLLWANDFRRIFWVAVIPGIAAVTLLVFGVREPERQSGAKRVNPLRLENLKKLSKPYWWVVFVGAAFTLARFSEAFLVLRAMQGGVPVALVPLVMVVMNLVYAASAYPFGKLADSMSHTRLLAIGLVVLIVSDVVLAHGSHWPIVLLGVVLWGLHMGLTQGLLATMVAQVAPPELKGTAFGFFNLTTGLAMLVASLVAGELWDRFGAGTTFYAGAGFCIATLIALVARTTTSGGEA
- a CDS encoding phosphatase PAP2 family protein — encoded protein: MNWPLLFKRIGIRNLLVAGVLAVGGTWLFLGVLEDVVSGDPLVTVDVRIHAALQSIRFPLLDSIMVAASELGDAAVTVPVILVVLAWLVWQRRLRSATYWILATMLAQAFVVTLKFAMRRARPSSMYEGLQGFSFPSNHATLSVVTYGFLAFFVARAWGSAARLRIATATALFILLISFSRLYLGVHWFSDVLAGISFGVAWIATATVLHHVGDASQRDASSLGVASFVTFVISATVHIIMQHGVDMALYAPG
- a CDS encoding glycine zipper 2TM domain-containing protein; translated protein: MSTNLTSSSPQRSRIHPLVAGAAVAVILASATGIAAMTGILPTSRATTSPPTPTAPVTAQVSSAPATSPQAATEQRVTHEDASAQPRVHHHRSSTVEQAPRYENDNTYQNPAQPAPRPVAVDPNAGEVVAVNTVQEAEPTTGLGAVGGAVAGGLLGNQVGGGRGRVLTTIAGAVGGGLAGNGIEHAVRKATSYQVQVRMQDGSYRNFNYSTQPPVQVGQRVHVSGDLLSTS